CGAGGTGCCATTAAGGACTTGGGTTTTGGCATACAAAGGGTATAAAACTCAAGGCAACTGGCTAATGGGTTGGCTTATATCTCTCACGTTAATTGTAAGTTTCCTTTTGACTTTATTATTGTTGGTAACGCCCGACCATGTTCTTCTTATGTTTTCAGCTGATGACAAAAGTGCGGCGGTAAGATGGTCTTTTACATTTTGTATATTAGTTGGATTCCTAGCGTTTGCTATTCGTGCTATTACAAGGGCGATGTTCAGCTCTTTTCATCTCGCACGAGATGCAAATGAGCGTGCACTTCTCACGAAATACTATTTAGGTTTGATTCGAAAAGGAGTTTTAGAGCCAGAAGACCGTGCGATCATCATGCAGTCACTCTTTAGCCGATCCGACACGGGGCTATTAAAAGATGATGGATCTCCAACTATGGCTGGTGATCTCGTAGCGAAGGTCAAATCAAATTCGTAAACTAGCTAACTTGGCAACGATGTAAACTGTCAAGAATCACTTAACGCGACGTCAAAATTTGAGGCGGCGTAATCAGACAACGGTAACCGCACCCATGT
The sequence above is a segment of the Arenicella chitinivorans genome. Coding sequences within it:
- a CDS encoding DUF6161 domain-containing protein, encoding MTKDKAMESIQTQKLELENWQGGTEATLENAREFIQLVEDTVSGTPDSALYHNTFEEISRTLPSIIGNNRNNNSGFANQTNQFLKLLAPLSLPRGVASLKRVNSEQEQLIVELQETIEKARNDLKLYDEAAENQRAQHEEEMIKITRSHNEQLQFEVPLRTWVLAYKGYKTQGNWLMGWLISLTLIVSFLLTLLLLVTPDHVLLMFSADDKSAAVRWSFTFCILVGFLAFAIRAITRAMFSSFHLARDANERALLTKYYLGLIRKGVLEPEDRAIIMQSLFSRSDTGLLKDDGSPTMAGDLVAKVKSNS